Genomic segment of Mucilaginibacter sabulilitoris:
ATTTTCTACCGCCGCCAGCAGCATCTGCAGGCGGTCGAGCTCAGCCTTAAAGGTTGATGTACTCTCGTTCAGGGAGTCCTTGATACGCATATAGCTGATCATGGTAATTACCGATACCCGCATGGTTTGGGCACACACGGGGGCGCCGCAAAGGGCCAGTACGGTATTGATACCAATAGTGCGTAAAAAGGTGCTTTTACCGGCCATGTTTGAACCGGTAATAATATCTATCTTAAAAGTATCGTCAAGCTCATAATCATTTTCAATACGTTTGTTTGCCTCAATAAGCGGGTGGGCCAGCCCCGTTGCTATCAGCGTATAGCCGGGTTTATCTTCAATTTGCGGGAAGCTCCATTCGGGGTAATTAACGGCCAGCCCGGCTAAGCTAAGCAGGGCCTCAAACTCGGCTATCACGTCAAAGGCTGTTTCCAGGCTTTCATTATTCTGGCGTTTCCAGTTTTCAATGGCTATAACCTGGCGTATGTCCCACAAAAAGAACAGGTTGAGTATAAAGCCAATAATGATGTTTAAATGGTAATTGAGCTTGTTAATGAGTTCGGCCAGTTCCTTTATTTTGTTTGATGTTTGTCCGGTTTTTAGCTGTTTGGCCAGGCCCGTATTATAAGCAGCCTGCCACTGCTCTTCCTCAATCCGTTTAAATACATCGGCATAGTTGGCTAAGGTATCGCCTATTTTACCGGCAATCACATCAGCCTTGCGTATGTACATGGCCTTTGAAAATACCAGTCCCATATTTATAAGGCCCACCACAATGGCAACAAGTTTTACCACAGGGAAAAACCAGGCCAGCACCAGCAACGTGGTGAACAGGTAAGGAGCTATCATAGTGTATACGCTCAGCCACTTTTCGCCCGGCATGTTTAATGATATATGCAGGTATTTAAAAAGGTTGGCAAGCTGGTTGGTATCCTGCTGCAGGGCAAATAGCAGTCGGGTTTGTATGTCAAGCTTCCATTCGTCCTTGTTGGCTATTTCCTGCACGGCGGCCTGCCTTGCCAGTATGGTTTCTTTATCCGACGGTTTATCGAACCAATGAGCGAGTTTATTATTGCCTGTTGAGGTAGCCGAGCGGTTCACCAAATGATACAATGAGGCGTTTCCAAAAATATCCAGATCGGAGGTGTAAAAATGTTTGTCGTTATTAAACCGGATTCCATCACTATAAATGTTGGCATGGCTTTGTATGCTGGCTATCTCGTTATTATTAATTTTTTGCAGGTCATCAAAATATTGTTTTTGGCGCTCATACTTGCCCTGCCGCGATACCAGCCAGGCAAACGCAAAAACAAGAAATATAAAAGCGATGGCCACAATGCTGAAATTATCCTGCAGTACGGCAAAATAAATTGCCACCACAATGAGCCCGAAAATGCTGAGCCTCAGCAGCGAATAGGTATTGGCCAGCTTTTTGTATTTATCAGCATGTTGTCCGGCCAGCTGGGCACGCAGCTTGTAATTGTTAATAATATCCTGTTCCATACCGGTAAAAAAGTTGCGGCTAAATAAGCACATATATTTTAAATAAACGTTATTTGTTCAATTATATATGAAGATTACTTTTCTCACCGTTGGCAAAACCGAAGATGCTTACTTAAAAGAAGGCATTGATAAGTATGTAAAACGCCTGAAGCATTACACCAAACTGGAATTGGTTGAACTTAACGAACTGAAAAACACCAAGGCCCTGAGCGCCGAACAGCAAAAAGCAAAGGAAGCCGAGATGATACTCAAAAAAATAAACCAGCTCGATTATGTTGTACTTATGGACGAAAAGGGCAAGGAGTATTCATCTACACAGTTTGCTGCTTATATCAACAAAAAGGAGATTAGCTCGTCGGCCAATCTTATTTTTATCATTGGCGGCCCGTATGGGTTTGATCAGTCGGTTTACCAGCGGGCCAACGATAAAATATCCCTCTCCCGCATGACTTTCTCGCACCAGATGGTACGCCTGTTTTTTGTAGAGCAGCTATACCGGGCTTACACCATTATTAAAGGTGAACCCTATCATCATGAATAAGTAGATGTGCAGATTTCAGATATGCAAATGTGCGGATGGAGCTTAGAACTTGTTATAATTCAACAATGATGAATTTCTGATTAAGACAAATTATCTGCATAGCTGAAATTTGCATATCTGCACATCAAAAACCTTATCTTTGCTATATGTCAGCAGGTCACGATCATTCACATGCGCACGGTCACCATCACCATGATCATGCCCCCAAAATAGATCATCTGAACTCCGCGTTCATTATAGGTATTATATTAAACTCGGTATTTGTGGTGATTGAAGCGATTGCGGGTTTTATAACACACTCCTTATCATTGCTAACAGACGCAGGGCATAACCTCAGCGATGTAGCTTCGCTTGCCCTGGCTTTGCTGGCTTTTAAGCTAACCAAAGTAAGTGCCAACAGAACGTACACTTACGGCTATAAACGGTCAACCATCATTGTATCCTTTTTTAACGCAATAATTTTATTTGTGGCAGTAGGCTTTATCGTTTACGAAGCTATTGTGCGTTTTATGAACCCTGAAACCGTATCGGGTGGTACCATGGCCTGGGTGGCGTTTATTGGCATTGGCATAAATGCTTTTACGGCCTGGCTTTTTGTAAAGGATAAAGATACCGACTTGAATGTAAAAGGCGCCTACCTGCACATGGCGGTTGATGCCATTGTATCATTTGGCGTAGTGGTATCGGGTATCATCATTTATTTTACCGGCTTGTATTGGATTGATAGCGTAGTGAGCGTAATTATTGGTATTGTGATACTGCGCGGCACCTGGAGCCTTTTAAAAGATAGCCTGCGTTTAGAAATGGATGGTGTGCCAGCCGAAATGGACCTAAGCAAAATTAAAGCCGAACTGATGAAATGTAAAGGTGTGGTTGATGTGCACCACATGCACGTTTGGGCCCTGAGCACTACGGAAAATGCCCTCACCGCCCATCTGGTTGTAAAGCCGGAAGCGATGACCGAATTTGACAATATTAAGCACGACCTGCGCCACCGCCTGCAACACCTCGATATTAATCACAGCACCTTTGAACCCGAGTTTGCTGACGAGAAATGCAAACAGCCGGAGTGCTTGTAAGAAATATATTATGAAATTTATTGGTAAGAACTCTGAAGTAATAAGTTACCTAAGTGGCAATTTAAGTTTACTTGATGCATCAATAAGTAAGTTTGAGATACATATAGTAGAGTATCTATTGGAAATTGATATTTATTTCGAGTTGAGCCTCAGGACTAATGTTAATGCTAAAATGCTACTTACATTTAAAGATGTTATCGAATATGGGTTTTATCATAACTCAAATTATGCATTTTACGATATTGAAGATCTTAAATTTTTTGAAACAGAAGGAAAATTCTATTTTTCAGCTGATCCTTATCATACAGAGGGGGTTTCAGAAAATGACAACGATTTTGTGATGAGTAAAGGACTTGAAGCATTTTTGCTTGAATAGAAACAGTACCACAGCCCATCTCCCAAAAAACCTCGCATGTCATTGCGAGCGATAGCGTGGCAATCGGAGAATATGCACAGTTCGCGATTGCTTCGTCATACCTCCTCGCAATGACATGAAGTTTTTGCAATCACATGAAGAACATGGCTCTT
This window contains:
- a CDS encoding MutS-related protein is translated as MCLFSRNFFTGMEQDIINNYKLRAQLAGQHADKYKKLANTYSLLRLSIFGLIVVAIYFAVLQDNFSIVAIAFIFLVFAFAWLVSRQGKYERQKQYFDDLQKINNNEIASIQSHANIYSDGIRFNNDKHFYTSDLDIFGNASLYHLVNRSATSTGNNKLAHWFDKPSDKETILARQAAVQEIANKDEWKLDIQTRLLFALQQDTNQLANLFKYLHISLNMPGEKWLSVYTMIAPYLFTTLLVLAWFFPVVKLVAIVVGLINMGLVFSKAMYIRKADVIAGKIGDTLANYADVFKRIEEEQWQAAYNTGLAKQLKTGQTSNKIKELAELINKLNYHLNIIIGFILNLFFLWDIRQVIAIENWKRQNNESLETAFDVIAEFEALLSLAGLAVNYPEWSFPQIEDKPGYTLIATGLAHPLIEANKRIENDYELDDTFKIDIITGSNMAGKSTFLRTIGINTVLALCGAPVCAQTMRVSVITMISYMRIKDSLNESTSTFKAELDRLQMLLAAVENEPKIFFLIDEMLRGTNSVDKYLGSKAVIEQLISKKAVGMVATHDLQIAQLENKYPDYVRNYYFDIQVKDGEMLFDYKIKHGECKTFNASLLLKQIGINVEAE
- the rlmH gene encoding 23S rRNA (pseudouridine(1915)-N(3))-methyltransferase RlmH is translated as MKITFLTVGKTEDAYLKEGIDKYVKRLKHYTKLELVELNELKNTKALSAEQQKAKEAEMILKKINQLDYVVLMDEKGKEYSSTQFAAYINKKEISSSANLIFIIGGPYGFDQSVYQRANDKISLSRMTFSHQMVRLFFVEQLYRAYTIIKGEPYHHE
- a CDS encoding cation diffusion facilitator family transporter — its product is MSAGHDHSHAHGHHHHDHAPKIDHLNSAFIIGIILNSVFVVIEAIAGFITHSLSLLTDAGHNLSDVASLALALLAFKLTKVSANRTYTYGYKRSTIIVSFFNAIILFVAVGFIVYEAIVRFMNPETVSGGTMAWVAFIGIGINAFTAWLFVKDKDTDLNVKGAYLHMAVDAIVSFGVVVSGIIIYFTGLYWIDSVVSVIIGIVILRGTWSLLKDSLRLEMDGVPAEMDLSKIKAELMKCKGVVDVHHMHVWALSTTENALTAHLVVKPEAMTEFDNIKHDLRHRLQHLDINHSTFEPEFADEKCKQPECL